In Massilia forsythiae, one DNA window encodes the following:
- the polA gene encoding DNA polymerase I: MDNTLLLVDGSSYLYRAFHALPDLRSPDGYPTGAMHGMVNMLRRLRSDFPAAYIACVFDAKGKTFRDELYPEYKATRASMPEDLGKQIEPIHEVVRYLGWPILMVEGVEADDVIGTLAAQATARGMNTVVSTGDKDLAQLVNDKVMLINTMSNEKLDEAGVLAKFGVAPDRIVDYLTLIGDTVDNVPGVAKCGPKTAVKWLGLHGSLDGVVENAHTIGGAVGENLRAALDWLPRGRELITVKTDCDLVNHLVSIEESLVGRPEDKDALRAFFERYGFKTMLRELGPLTGNGRADKYGRPGEPAPNGSGALALNSPEGAGHQPDMPIIKGEYETVTTDEQLERWLALIDGAALTSVDTETTSLDPMTAQMVGISLSVEAGKGAYIPLAHRYAGVPEQLNREEVLARMQPWLESPDKPKLGQNLKYDSHIFANHGIALRGIVHDTLLQSYVFESHKPHDMDTMAMRHLGYTTIPFVDVCGKGANMICFDQVELGRATEYAAEDSDITLRLHQNMIGHVESNKGLDYIYRKIELPTSIVLQKIERNGVLIDADKLAAQSSELAKRIMALEQQAYDMAGGPFNLGSPKQIGEIFFGKLQLPVIKKTATGAPSTDEEVLQKLAEDYPLPKVLLEHRGLSKLKSTYTDKLPKMVNPQTGRVHTHYAQAVAITGRLASSDPNLQNIPVRTGEGRRIREAFVAPPGSVIVSADYSQIELRIMAHISGDEAMLRAFASGEDIHRATAAEVFGVAPQDVDSEQRRYAKVINFGLIYGMSSFGLAQNLGIERGAAANYIERYFARFAGVKQYMDETRLLAKQRGYVETVFGRRLWLPEINSPNGPRRAGAERAAINAPMQGTAADLIKLAMIAVQDWIEREQLGTRMVMQVHDELVLEVPQAELELVKQKLPELMAGVAELKVPLVAETGVGSNWEEAH; this comes from the coding sequence ATGGACAATACCCTCCTTCTCGTCGACGGTTCCAGCTACCTGTATCGCGCCTTCCACGCCTTGCCCGACCTGCGCAGCCCTGACGGCTACCCGACCGGCGCCATGCACGGCATGGTCAACATGCTGCGCCGCCTGCGCTCGGATTTCCCGGCCGCCTACATCGCCTGCGTGTTCGACGCCAAGGGCAAGACCTTCCGCGACGAGCTGTACCCCGAGTACAAGGCCACGCGCGCATCGATGCCGGAAGACCTGGGCAAGCAGATCGAGCCGATCCACGAAGTGGTGCGCTATCTCGGCTGGCCGATCCTGATGGTGGAAGGCGTCGAGGCCGACGACGTGATCGGCACGCTGGCGGCGCAGGCCACCGCGCGCGGCATGAACACCGTGGTCTCCACCGGAGACAAGGACCTGGCCCAGCTGGTCAACGACAAGGTCATGCTGATCAACACGATGAGCAACGAGAAGCTCGACGAGGCCGGCGTGCTGGCCAAGTTCGGCGTGGCGCCGGACCGCATCGTCGATTACCTGACCCTGATCGGCGACACCGTCGACAACGTGCCCGGCGTGGCCAAGTGCGGTCCCAAGACGGCGGTCAAGTGGCTCGGGCTGCACGGCTCGCTGGACGGCGTGGTCGAGAATGCGCACACCATCGGCGGCGCAGTGGGCGAGAACCTGCGCGCGGCGCTGGACTGGCTGCCGCGCGGGCGCGAACTGATCACCGTGAAAACCGACTGCGATCTGGTCAACCACCTGGTGTCGATCGAGGAAAGCCTGGTCGGCCGTCCCGAGGACAAGGATGCGCTGCGCGCCTTCTTCGAGCGCTACGGCTTCAAGACCATGCTGCGCGAACTCGGTCCGCTCACCGGCAACGGCCGCGCCGACAAGTACGGCCGCCCGGGCGAGCCGGCACCGAATGGCAGCGGCGCGCTGGCGCTGAATTCGCCGGAAGGCGCCGGCCACCAGCCGGACATGCCGATCATCAAGGGCGAATACGAGACCGTCACCACCGATGAGCAGCTGGAGCGCTGGCTGGCGCTGATCGACGGCGCGGCGCTGACCTCGGTCGACACCGAGACCACCTCGCTCGATCCGATGACGGCGCAAATGGTCGGCATCTCGCTGTCGGTGGAGGCGGGCAAGGGCGCCTACATCCCGCTGGCGCACCGCTACGCCGGCGTGCCCGAGCAGTTGAATCGCGAAGAAGTCCTGGCGCGCATGCAGCCCTGGCTGGAAAGCCCGGACAAACCGAAACTCGGCCAGAACCTGAAGTACGACAGCCACATCTTCGCCAACCACGGCATCGCGTTGCGCGGCATCGTGCACGACACGCTGCTGCAATCCTACGTGTTCGAGTCGCACAAGCCGCACGACATGGACACCATGGCGATGCGCCACCTCGGCTACACCACCATCCCGTTCGTGGACGTGTGCGGCAAGGGCGCCAACATGATCTGCTTCGACCAGGTCGAACTGGGCCGCGCCACCGAATACGCGGCCGAGGACTCGGACATCACGCTGCGCCTGCACCAGAACATGATCGGCCACGTGGAAAGCAACAAGGGCCTGGACTACATCTACCGCAAGATCGAGCTGCCGACCTCGATCGTGCTGCAGAAGATCGAGCGCAACGGCGTGCTGATCGACGCCGACAAGCTGGCGGCGCAATCCAGCGAGCTGGCCAAGCGCATCATGGCGCTGGAGCAGCAGGCCTACGACATGGCGGGCGGCCCGTTCAACCTCGGTTCGCCCAAGCAGATCGGCGAGATCTTCTTCGGCAAGCTGCAGCTGCCGGTCATCAAGAAGACCGCCACCGGCGCGCCCTCGACCGACGAGGAAGTGCTGCAGAAGCTGGCCGAGGATTATCCGCTGCCGAAGGTGCTGCTGGAGCACCGCGGGCTGTCGAAGCTGAAGTCGACCTACACCGATAAACTGCCGAAGATGGTGAACCCGCAAACCGGGCGCGTGCACACCCACTACGCGCAGGCAGTGGCGATCACCGGGCGCCTGGCGTCGAGCGATCCGAACCTGCAGAACATCCCGGTGCGTACCGGAGAAGGCCGGCGCATCCGCGAAGCCTTCGTGGCGCCGCCGGGCAGCGTGATCGTGTCGGCCGACTATTCGCAGATCGAGCTGCGCATCATGGCGCACATTTCGGGCGACGAAGCGATGCTGCGCGCGTTCGCCTCGGGCGAGGACATCCACCGCGCCACCGCCGCCGAAGTGTTCGGCGTGGCGCCGCAGGATGTCGACAGCGAGCAGCGCCGTTATGCGAAAGTGATCAACTTCGGCCTGATCTACGGCATGAGCTCGTTCGGCCTGGCGCAGAACCTGGGCATCGAGCGCGGCGCCGCCGCCAACTACATCGAGCGCTATTTCGCCCGCTTCGCCGGCGTCAAGCAGTACATGGACGAGACCAGGTTGCTGGCCAAGCAGCGCGGCTACGTCGAGACCGTGTTCGGCCGGCGCCTGTGGCTGCCCGAGATCAACTCGCCGAACGGCCCGCGCCGCGCCGGCGCCGAACGCGCGGCGATCAACGCGCCGATGCAGGGCACGGCGGCCGACCTGATCAAGCTGGCGATGATCGCGGTGCAGGACTGGATCGAGCGCGAACAGCTGGGCACGCGCATGGTGATGCAGGTGCACGACGAGCTGGTGCTGGAAGTGCCGCAAGCGGAACTGGAACTGGTCAAGCAGAAACTGCCGGAGCTGATGGCCGGCGTGGCCGAGCTGAAGGTGCCGCTGGTGGCCGAGACCGGGGTAGGCAGCAATTGGGAGGAAGCGCACTAG
- a CDS encoding TonB-dependent siderophore receptor: MSHPSSSISPFRPTAFPLTLRLHPLALACALLLAGGAQAAEPAAAQPDEQPLPEVQTVTVTGSADKQSYLAGDSASATRLDLSLRETPQSVSVVTRAKMDDFRLNSINDMLASSPGVTVESVETDRVYYTARGFDITNFQYDGVGIPFVFGNVTGNFDTALYDRVDVVRGANGLMSSTGNPSATVNFLRKRPGTRLAAAAGLTFGAWGNKRLDADVSVPLGEDWAARVVLARDQGNSWLDRYALRKTVASVIVEGRLTPDDKVAAGYTYQKSASTGNMWGALPLYYTDGSPTMYARSANTGANWSYQNVAVNSTFGEWTHRFGNGWSGKATVTYNLSPSSSRLFFVSGIQDRATGLGLTSYSADYSSKFKQTLGDLALTGGFDLAGRRHDVSLGAAWAESKIGSYSAYGTDIGSSLPGTTAVDGSYAEPAFGPGMDAGGYTDKRKNAYAAVRWNLADDWKLLTGANTVKVDTRGSSYGVDSYRSASKTTPYAGLVYDINRTLSAYASYTAIFNAQSEIDANRRTLAPAEGKTAELGLKSELFDGKANLSGAIFKTRQTNLAQLEGYLGVDAYYSGVNAESKGVELEFSGQLARNWQASVGFAQMSMHGDGGADVKTYIPRRTLRSATTYRLASMPALKVGASLNWQSRIFLQDPTALIHQGGYAVLGLMAQYDIDPHLSLRANLNNATDKTYLKSLYWNQSYYAAPRNASVSLNWTY, from the coding sequence ATGTCCCACCCCAGTTCGTCCATCTCACCGTTCCGACCGACCGCGTTTCCCTTGACCCTGCGTCTGCATCCGCTGGCGCTGGCCTGCGCATTGCTGCTGGCCGGCGGCGCCCAGGCCGCAGAGCCTGCCGCCGCACAACCCGACGAGCAGCCTTTGCCGGAAGTGCAGACCGTGACCGTCACCGGCAGCGCCGACAAGCAAAGCTACCTGGCCGGCGACAGCGCTTCGGCCACCAGGCTCGACCTGTCGCTGCGCGAAACGCCGCAATCGGTGTCGGTCGTGACGCGCGCCAAGATGGACGACTTCAGGCTGAACTCGATCAACGACATGCTGGCCAGCTCGCCCGGCGTGACAGTGGAATCGGTGGAGACCGACCGCGTCTACTACACCGCGCGCGGCTTCGACATCACCAATTTCCAGTACGACGGCGTCGGCATTCCCTTCGTGTTCGGCAACGTGACCGGGAATTTCGACACCGCGCTGTACGACCGGGTCGACGTGGTGCGCGGCGCCAACGGCTTGATGTCGTCGACCGGCAACCCGTCGGCCACCGTGAATTTCCTGCGCAAGCGTCCCGGCACGCGGCTGGCGGCGGCCGCCGGCCTGACCTTCGGCGCCTGGGGCAACAAACGCCTGGATGCCGACGTCTCGGTACCACTGGGCGAGGACTGGGCCGCGCGCGTGGTGCTGGCGCGCGACCAGGGCAATTCCTGGCTGGACCGCTACGCGCTGCGCAAGACGGTGGCCTCGGTGATCGTCGAAGGCCGCTTGACGCCGGACGACAAGGTGGCCGCCGGCTATACCTACCAGAAGAGCGCATCGACCGGCAACATGTGGGGCGCGCTGCCGCTGTATTACACCGACGGCAGCCCGACCATGTATGCGCGCTCGGCCAATACCGGCGCGAACTGGTCGTACCAGAACGTCGCCGTCAACAGCACGTTCGGTGAATGGACGCACCGCTTCGGCAACGGCTGGTCGGGCAAGGCCACCGTGACCTACAACCTGTCGCCCAGCAGCTCGCGCCTGTTCTTCGTGTCCGGCATCCAGGACCGCGCCACCGGCCTCGGCCTGACCAGCTACTCGGCCGACTACAGTTCCAAGTTCAAGCAGACGCTGGGCGACCTGGCGCTGACCGGCGGCTTCGACCTGGCCGGCCGGCGCCACGACGTGAGCCTCGGCGCCGCCTGGGCCGAATCGAAGATCGGCAGCTATTCCGCCTACGGCACCGACATCGGCAGCAGCCTGCCCGGCACCACGGCGGTCGACGGCAGCTATGCCGAACCGGCGTTCGGCCCCGGCATGGATGCCGGCGGCTACACCGACAAGCGCAAGAACGCCTACGCCGCGGTGCGCTGGAACCTGGCCGACGACTGGAAGCTGCTCACCGGCGCCAACACGGTCAAGGTCGACACGCGCGGCAGCAGCTACGGCGTCGACAGCTACCGTTCGGCCAGCAAGACCACGCCGTATGCCGGCCTGGTCTATGACATCAACCGCACGCTGTCGGCCTATGCCAGCTACACCGCCATCTTCAACGCCCAGAGCGAGATCGACGCCAACCGCCGCACGCTGGCGCCGGCCGAAGGCAAGACCGCCGAACTGGGATTGAAGAGCGAGCTGTTCGACGGCAAGGCCAATCTGTCGGGCGCCATCTTCAAGACCAGGCAGACCAACCTGGCGCAGCTGGAAGGTTATCTCGGCGTGGATGCCTACTACAGCGGCGTGAATGCCGAATCGAAGGGCGTCGAGCTGGAATTTAGCGGGCAGCTGGCGCGCAACTGGCAGGCCAGCGTCGGCTTCGCGCAGATGTCGATGCACGGCGACGGCGGCGCCGACGTCAAGACCTACATCCCGCGCCGTACCCTGCGCAGCGCCACCACGTATCGCCTGGCATCCATGCCGGCATTGAAGGTGGGCGCCAGCCTGAACTGGCAGTCGCGCATCTTCCTGCAGGATCCGACCGCGCTGATCCACCAGGGCGGCTATGCCGTGCTGGGCCTGATGGCGCAATACGACATCGACCCGCACCTCAGCTTGCGCGCCAACCTGAACAACGCGACCGACAAGACCTACCTGAAAAGCCTGTACTGGAACCAGAGCTATTACGCGGCGCCGCGCAATGCGAGCGTCAGCTTGAACTGGACGTATTGA
- a CDS encoding PEP-CTERM sorting domain-containing protein — translation MNLQSTFAAAILAAGAFTGAGPALAQSTPMPYVAGASVGNFSYRLVDLAPDDGIAPWIGVSPYTTSGYAHVYDQEGNHIDGADIDAPGDAGFANDYAAARFGIGAGATEASLSLYSGYAYASANQDFRFMLTPHTEVVFSADALVWAAHDPAAEHDTATAIAELFGSLRNVGDDDGLAFSTSSQVTQDTRAEWLSLSVHSGDDWAVGHVTMSAYGVAESHALPVPEPAMPAMLLGGMGLLAVAGRRYRK, via the coding sequence ATGAACCTGCAATCCACTTTCGCGGCAGCCATCCTGGCTGCAGGCGCATTCACCGGCGCCGGACCGGCCTTGGCGCAATCGACGCCCATGCCCTACGTTGCCGGCGCCAGCGTCGGCAACTTCAGCTACCGCCTGGTCGACCTGGCGCCCGACGACGGCATCGCCCCCTGGATCGGCGTGAGCCCCTATACGACCAGCGGCTATGCCCACGTCTACGACCAGGAAGGAAACCACATCGACGGCGCCGACATCGACGCGCCCGGCGACGCCGGCTTCGCCAACGATTACGCCGCAGCCCGGTTCGGGATCGGCGCCGGCGCCACCGAAGCGTCCCTGTCCTTGTACAGCGGCTACGCTTACGCCAGCGCCAACCAGGACTTCCGTTTCATGCTGACGCCGCATACCGAAGTCGTCTTCAGCGCCGACGCCCTGGTCTGGGCCGCACACGATCCGGCAGCCGAGCACGACACGGCAACCGCGATCGCCGAGCTGTTCGGCTCGCTGAGGAACGTGGGTGACGATGATGGCTTGGCGTTTTCCACGAGCAGCCAGGTCACGCAAGATACCCGGGCGGAATGGTTGTCGCTGAGCGTGCATTCGGGAGACGACTGGGCCGTGGGACATGTCACGATGAGCGCCTACGGCGTGGCGGAATCGCACGCGCTGCCGGTACCGGAACCGGCGATGCCGGCGATGCTGCTGGGTGGGATGGGGTTGCTGGCCGTGGCGGGGAGGCGGTACCGAAAATAA
- a CDS encoding dienelactone hydrolase family protein produces the protein MNDVVKDTKPGTFAVATLPVTSTVIHTDGDGLTAGFVDLEIAGQTVPVYRAQPAGRSNLPVLLVIAEIFGVHEHIADVARRFAKLGYLALAPQPFVRQGDPSTIDDIPTLFREIVSKAPDAQVMGDLDACVAWAAQNGGDTGRLGITGFCWGGRITWLYAAHNPQVKAGVAWYGRLAGDTNPNQTAHPVDVAPGLTVPVLGLYGAQDTGIPLDTVEAMKAALAKGSSGSEFVVYPDAGHAFYADYRPSYNERDAKDGFQRTLAWLKEHGAA, from the coding sequence ATGAACGATGTCGTCAAGGACACCAAACCCGGCACCTTCGCCGTCGCCACCCTGCCGGTCACGAGCACCGTGATCCACACCGACGGCGACGGCTTGACCGCCGGTTTCGTCGACCTGGAAATCGCCGGCCAGACCGTTCCGGTCTACCGCGCCCAGCCGGCCGGCCGGTCGAACCTGCCGGTGCTGCTGGTGATTGCCGAGATCTTCGGCGTGCACGAACACATCGCCGACGTGGCGCGCCGCTTCGCCAAGCTGGGCTACCTGGCGCTGGCGCCGCAACCCTTCGTGCGCCAGGGCGACCCGTCCACCATCGACGACATCCCGACGCTGTTCAGGGAGATCGTCTCCAAGGCGCCAGACGCGCAGGTGATGGGCGACCTCGACGCCTGCGTGGCCTGGGCCGCGCAGAACGGCGGCGACACCGGGCGCCTGGGCATCACCGGCTTTTGCTGGGGCGGCCGCATCACCTGGCTGTATGCGGCGCACAACCCGCAGGTGAAAGCCGGCGTGGCCTGGTACGGCCGCCTGGCCGGCGACACCAACCCGAACCAGACGGCGCACCCGGTCGACGTCGCCCCGGGGCTGACGGTGCCGGTGCTCGGCCTGTACGGCGCCCAGGACACCGGCATCCCGCTCGACACCGTGGAAGCGATGAAGGCGGCGCTGGCCAAGGGATCGAGCGGTTCCGAATTCGTGGTCTATCCGGACGCCGGCCATGCCTTCTACGCCGATTACCGTCCCAGCTACAACGAACGCGACGCCAAGGACGGATTCCAGCGCACGCTGGCCTGGCTGAAGGAGCACGGCGCGGCTTGA
- a CDS encoding ZIP family metal transporter → MVSLSVGIMLSTSLLHALPEAFESHADPRSLFATLLGGLLAFFALEKVALLRHSHHHEGDGHHHHHGHDAQQAGKAGWMILIGDGMHNFTDGILIAAAFLANPQLGIVTGVAIIAHEIPQEIGDFIVLLNAGFSRLRAYVFNLLCSLLAVAGGLLGYYTLDRASSLIPYVLVFASSGFIYIAVSDLMPQMQRRATVRETIPQVLLIGLGVVIVLFLTHRH, encoded by the coding sequence ATGGTCAGCCTGTCGGTTGGGATCATGCTGTCGACCTCGCTGCTGCACGCCTTGCCGGAAGCGTTCGAGTCGCATGCCGATCCGCGCAGCCTGTTCGCCACTTTGCTGGGCGGCCTGCTGGCCTTCTTCGCCCTGGAAAAGGTGGCGCTGCTGCGCCATTCGCACCACCACGAAGGCGACGGCCACCATCACCACCACGGGCACGACGCCCAGCAGGCGGGCAAGGCCGGCTGGATGATCCTGATCGGCGACGGCATGCACAATTTCACCGACGGCATCCTGATCGCCGCCGCCTTCCTCGCCAATCCGCAACTGGGCATCGTCACCGGCGTGGCCATCATCGCCCACGAGATCCCGCAGGAGATCGGCGACTTCATCGTGCTGCTCAACGCCGGCTTTTCGCGCCTGCGCGCCTACGTGTTCAACCTGCTGTGCAGCCTGCTGGCGGTGGCCGGCGGCCTGCTCGGCTATTACACGCTGGACCGCGCCAGCAGCCTGATTCCCTACGTGCTGGTGTTCGCTTCGTCGGGCTTCATCTATATCGCCGTGAGCGACCTGATGCCGCAGATGCAGCGCCGCGCCACCGTGCGCGAAACGATCCCGCAGGTGCTGCTGATCGGCCTGGGCGTGGTGATCGTGCTGTTCCTGACCCACCGTCATTGA